From Anopheles funestus chromosome 3RL, idAnoFuneDA-416_04, whole genome shotgun sequence, a single genomic window includes:
- the LOC125767278 gene encoding oxysterol-binding protein-related protein 2 isoform X2 yields the protein MRRLTSLPVPMFSRNDFNIWSVLKNCIGKELSKITMPVVFNEPLSFLQRMTEYMEYAKLLRVASEQTTPLERLKYVSAFAVSALASNWERLGKPFNPLLGETYELTRPEFRIICEQVSHHPPISAFHADSESFRFHGSIHPKLKFWGKSVEIQPKGIVTVDFPKLNEAYSWSNVNCCVHNVIVGKLWIEQYGMMEVVSHQHGMKATLNFKPSGWNNKDLHRVEGYITDRNKRKTHFLYGKWTEFIKCTDYVSYEEYIKENAHKFKRNADERSKSPNESPGNTPRKVLSKLNSLKMSSFKSLSIQEPDDPPEPSEGDIPKSDSTYSIDIPNSVTLWEAESRPPNTADYYQFTNFAMSLNQLEEHMKQPRALCPTDSRLRPDIRKLEQGDMDGAAAEKTRLEEKQRENRKKSKKGQEEQVIFPRWFSQSINPHTKQDDWIYRGGYWDRNDDNLELDIF from the exons ATGAGGCGATT AACTTCGCTTCCGGTTCCAATGTTTTCACGCAATGACTTCAACATCTGGTCAGTACTAAAGAATTGCATCGGAAAGGAGCTTAGCAAAATCACAATGCCGGTTGTGTTTAATGAACCACTAAG CTTTCTGCAGCGTATGACCGAGTACATGGAGTATGCCAAGTTGCTGCGTGTGGCTTCTGAGCAAACGACTCCACTGGAGCGATTGAAGTACGTATCTGCATTTGCAGTTTCGGCGCTGGCCTCTAACTGGGAGCGCCTCGGGAAGCCTTTCAATCCTTTGCTGGGCGAAACGTACGAACTCACTCGTCCCGAGTTTCGGATCATATGCGAGCAGGTGTCGCATCATCCGCCAATATCTGCTTTCCATGCCGATTCGGAAAGCTTCCGCTTTCATGGTTCAATCCATCCGAAGCTTAAGTTTTGGGGCAAAAGTGTCGAGATACAACCGAAAGGTATCGTGACAGTCGACTTCCCAAAGCTCAATGAGGCGTACTCGTGGAGCAATGTCAACTGCTGCGTACACAACGTGATCGTCGGCAAGTTGTGGATCGAGCAGTACGGAATGATGGAAGTCGTAAGCCACCAACACGGCATGAAGGCCACACTCAACTTTAAGCCGTCGGGATGGAACAACAAAGATTTGCACCGTGTGGAGGGATACATTACGGACAGGAA caaacgcaaaacacattttctctATGGAAAATGGACGGAGTTTATCAAGTGTACCGATTACGTTTCGTACGAGGAGTACATCAAGGAAAATGCTCACAAATTTAAACGTAACGCGGACGAACGCAGCAAGAGTCCCAACGAATCGCCGGGAAACACTCCCCGCAAGGTGCTGTCCAAGCTCAACAGCTTGAAAATGAGCTCCTTTAAAAGTCTTTCGATACAAGAG CCGGACGACCCACCAGAACCATCAGAAGGAGACATTCCCAAGAGTGACTCCACCTATTCGATCGATATTCCAAACTCCGTTACACTTTGGGAAGCTGAGTCGCGTCCACCAAACACGGCCGACTACTACCAGTTCACCAATTTTGCGATGTCGCTGAACCAGCTGGAGGAACACATGAAGCAACCGCGTGCACTGTGTCCGACGGATTCCCGTCTCCGGCCCGATATCCGGAAGCTAGAGCAGGGCGATATGGATGGTGCGGCGGCTGAGAAGACGCGGCTCGAAGAAAAACAGCGCGAAAATcgcaagaaaagcaaaaagggaCAAGAGGAGCAGGTGATCTTTCCCCG CTGGTTCAGTCAGAGCATCAATCCGCACACGAAGCAGGATGATTGGATCTACAGGGGAGGCTACTGGGATCGAAACGATGACAATCTGGAACTGGATATCTTTTAA
- the LOC125767278 gene encoding oxysterol-binding protein-related protein 2 isoform X1 — protein sequence MAERVVNEKNGQCDNLRTSLPVPMFSRNDFNIWSVLKNCIGKELSKITMPVVFNEPLSFLQRMTEYMEYAKLLRVASEQTTPLERLKYVSAFAVSALASNWERLGKPFNPLLGETYELTRPEFRIICEQVSHHPPISAFHADSESFRFHGSIHPKLKFWGKSVEIQPKGIVTVDFPKLNEAYSWSNVNCCVHNVIVGKLWIEQYGMMEVVSHQHGMKATLNFKPSGWNNKDLHRVEGYITDRNKRKTHFLYGKWTEFIKCTDYVSYEEYIKENAHKFKRNADERSKSPNESPGNTPRKVLSKLNSLKMSSFKSLSIQEPDDPPEPSEGDIPKSDSTYSIDIPNSVTLWEAESRPPNTADYYQFTNFAMSLNQLEEHMKQPRALCPTDSRLRPDIRKLEQGDMDGAAAEKTRLEEKQRENRKKSKKGQEEQVIFPRWFSQSINPHTKQDDWIYRGGYWDRNDDNLELDIF from the exons ATGGCAGAGAGAGttgttaatgaaaaaaatggccaGTGTGACAATCTCAG AACTTCGCTTCCGGTTCCAATGTTTTCACGCAATGACTTCAACATCTGGTCAGTACTAAAGAATTGCATCGGAAAGGAGCTTAGCAAAATCACAATGCCGGTTGTGTTTAATGAACCACTAAG CTTTCTGCAGCGTATGACCGAGTACATGGAGTATGCCAAGTTGCTGCGTGTGGCTTCTGAGCAAACGACTCCACTGGAGCGATTGAAGTACGTATCTGCATTTGCAGTTTCGGCGCTGGCCTCTAACTGGGAGCGCCTCGGGAAGCCTTTCAATCCTTTGCTGGGCGAAACGTACGAACTCACTCGTCCCGAGTTTCGGATCATATGCGAGCAGGTGTCGCATCATCCGCCAATATCTGCTTTCCATGCCGATTCGGAAAGCTTCCGCTTTCATGGTTCAATCCATCCGAAGCTTAAGTTTTGGGGCAAAAGTGTCGAGATACAACCGAAAGGTATCGTGACAGTCGACTTCCCAAAGCTCAATGAGGCGTACTCGTGGAGCAATGTCAACTGCTGCGTACACAACGTGATCGTCGGCAAGTTGTGGATCGAGCAGTACGGAATGATGGAAGTCGTAAGCCACCAACACGGCATGAAGGCCACACTCAACTTTAAGCCGTCGGGATGGAACAACAAAGATTTGCACCGTGTGGAGGGATACATTACGGACAGGAA caaacgcaaaacacattttctctATGGAAAATGGACGGAGTTTATCAAGTGTACCGATTACGTTTCGTACGAGGAGTACATCAAGGAAAATGCTCACAAATTTAAACGTAACGCGGACGAACGCAGCAAGAGTCCCAACGAATCGCCGGGAAACACTCCCCGCAAGGTGCTGTCCAAGCTCAACAGCTTGAAAATGAGCTCCTTTAAAAGTCTTTCGATACAAGAG CCGGACGACCCACCAGAACCATCAGAAGGAGACATTCCCAAGAGTGACTCCACCTATTCGATCGATATTCCAAACTCCGTTACACTTTGGGAAGCTGAGTCGCGTCCACCAAACACGGCCGACTACTACCAGTTCACCAATTTTGCGATGTCGCTGAACCAGCTGGAGGAACACATGAAGCAACCGCGTGCACTGTGTCCGACGGATTCCCGTCTCCGGCCCGATATCCGGAAGCTAGAGCAGGGCGATATGGATGGTGCGGCGGCTGAGAAGACGCGGCTCGAAGAAAAACAGCGCGAAAATcgcaagaaaagcaaaaagggaCAAGAGGAGCAGGTGATCTTTCCCCG CTGGTTCAGTCAGAGCATCAATCCGCACACGAAGCAGGATGATTGGATCTACAGGGGAGGCTACTGGGATCGAAACGATGACAATCTGGAACTGGATATCTTTTAA
- the LOC125767278 gene encoding oxysterol-binding protein-related protein 2 isoform X3: MFSRNDFNIWSVLKNCIGKELSKITMPVVFNEPLSFLQRMTEYMEYAKLLRVASEQTTPLERLKYVSAFAVSALASNWERLGKPFNPLLGETYELTRPEFRIICEQVSHHPPISAFHADSESFRFHGSIHPKLKFWGKSVEIQPKGIVTVDFPKLNEAYSWSNVNCCVHNVIVGKLWIEQYGMMEVVSHQHGMKATLNFKPSGWNNKDLHRVEGYITDRNKRKTHFLYGKWTEFIKCTDYVSYEEYIKENAHKFKRNADERSKSPNESPGNTPRKVLSKLNSLKMSSFKSLSIQEPDDPPEPSEGDIPKSDSTYSIDIPNSVTLWEAESRPPNTADYYQFTNFAMSLNQLEEHMKQPRALCPTDSRLRPDIRKLEQGDMDGAAAEKTRLEEKQRENRKKSKKGQEEQVIFPRWFSQSINPHTKQDDWIYRGGYWDRNDDNLELDIF, from the exons ATGTTTTCACGCAATGACTTCAACATCTGGTCAGTACTAAAGAATTGCATCGGAAAGGAGCTTAGCAAAATCACAATGCCGGTTGTGTTTAATGAACCACTAAG CTTTCTGCAGCGTATGACCGAGTACATGGAGTATGCCAAGTTGCTGCGTGTGGCTTCTGAGCAAACGACTCCACTGGAGCGATTGAAGTACGTATCTGCATTTGCAGTTTCGGCGCTGGCCTCTAACTGGGAGCGCCTCGGGAAGCCTTTCAATCCTTTGCTGGGCGAAACGTACGAACTCACTCGTCCCGAGTTTCGGATCATATGCGAGCAGGTGTCGCATCATCCGCCAATATCTGCTTTCCATGCCGATTCGGAAAGCTTCCGCTTTCATGGTTCAATCCATCCGAAGCTTAAGTTTTGGGGCAAAAGTGTCGAGATACAACCGAAAGGTATCGTGACAGTCGACTTCCCAAAGCTCAATGAGGCGTACTCGTGGAGCAATGTCAACTGCTGCGTACACAACGTGATCGTCGGCAAGTTGTGGATCGAGCAGTACGGAATGATGGAAGTCGTAAGCCACCAACACGGCATGAAGGCCACACTCAACTTTAAGCCGTCGGGATGGAACAACAAAGATTTGCACCGTGTGGAGGGATACATTACGGACAGGAA caaacgcaaaacacattttctctATGGAAAATGGACGGAGTTTATCAAGTGTACCGATTACGTTTCGTACGAGGAGTACATCAAGGAAAATGCTCACAAATTTAAACGTAACGCGGACGAACGCAGCAAGAGTCCCAACGAATCGCCGGGAAACACTCCCCGCAAGGTGCTGTCCAAGCTCAACAGCTTGAAAATGAGCTCCTTTAAAAGTCTTTCGATACAAGAG CCGGACGACCCACCAGAACCATCAGAAGGAGACATTCCCAAGAGTGACTCCACCTATTCGATCGATATTCCAAACTCCGTTACACTTTGGGAAGCTGAGTCGCGTCCACCAAACACGGCCGACTACTACCAGTTCACCAATTTTGCGATGTCGCTGAACCAGCTGGAGGAACACATGAAGCAACCGCGTGCACTGTGTCCGACGGATTCCCGTCTCCGGCCCGATATCCGGAAGCTAGAGCAGGGCGATATGGATGGTGCGGCGGCTGAGAAGACGCGGCTCGAAGAAAAACAGCGCGAAAATcgcaagaaaagcaaaaagggaCAAGAGGAGCAGGTGATCTTTCCCCG CTGGTTCAGTCAGAGCATCAATCCGCACACGAAGCAGGATGATTGGATCTACAGGGGAGGCTACTGGGATCGAAACGATGACAATCTGGAACTGGATATCTTTTAA